Proteins from one Megalopta genalis isolate 19385.01 chromosome 1, iyMegGena1_principal, whole genome shotgun sequence genomic window:
- the Ube4A gene encoding ubiquitination factor E4A: protein MCDNVDNNPFAGLFSTINDAVSFSSQNQTIIKENNEIDYVTKLENINVHDRTKITNVEGSKGSQDDVVVNHLFADVFGITLHATGTDVHKNQKLVFIDVDSIEQAVFERLMLPDPESKIVSFKDSQEISDDSHALEKQAICYLFQSYCRLQRYQNEEELGDVVHKMQQVILQNAGVALQEPDLFQGQEIHNQFITLCKDEQELKAELTSFTEGIVNKLQMENKEHAADIIAASFSPILDIIHKEVARAILNFFHQYWFTILNMFSSIEPLAKLIIHHSTPKGIVVHGKAYADTLLGALFSLSCLPKTKDEPFYFFQKSFGQTNTTIEDTIWTALDTLSESLHKVFHLLLKRSGEIRNLTLMWIGKCLRLNASRGKISNTQNDMGLNGMLCVSDGFMLNLGYVLLRLCQPFCIKQNQTKVPKIDPTYCAVEITEDDSLNDVIHLKGLSSETCLIPTSEGGARPVAKTFSFTTECFYLTHRALDLGYRVVLDKLIRANQDLLQIQRVYVDAQNGGSSEVFEIITQRMEEEMTKYLSLKASLLAPEMLKLLAKFHATTAFWLVQVYLNNEEVADDKSYDYTPKEYIEVTFPLPETVPDTLRCIPEFVVENTITFLCFPCRMNPKVFEEQGSFFLTPVLTEIIVLMESQQRLYNPHLRARLAEGLEALLPMNDKTMNPWMLNLGTFQREQIFVTHPYRQHIVPNLLKVFVSIEMTGQSVQFQQKFKYRRPMYIVMEYLWKLREHRDTFIALAEEAEANMEAAQPPLFLRFINLLTNDAVFLLDEALSNMAQLKQLIQARESGEWNRLPQHERDQQVRYLLDLGMIAKFDNILGKKTIETLKMLTTEIKSIFCHPTMVDRIASMLNYLLLQLVGPNKKNLKVNDQKEYAFDPANLVLNICEIYVNLSQVESFTLAVSQDGRSYRPELFQLADNVLVRIGGVGILGDLNQFAKNVEAAASQKREEEEILIDAPEEFLDPIMSTLMTDPVVLPSSKITIDRQTIARHLLSDQTDPFNRSPLTMDMVESNIELQHRVQDWVKKKKQGRMKNCQ, encoded by the exons ATGTGCGACAATGTGGACAACAATCCGTTCGCTGGATTGTTTTCAACTATCAACGATGCCGTGTCATTCTCATCGCAAAATCAGACTATTATAAAGGAAAATAACGAAATCGATTACGTTACgaaacttgagaatataaatgtacACGATAGAACCAAAATCACGAATGTTGAAGGTTCGAAGGGTTCCCAAGACGATGTGGTGGTTAATCATCTTTTCGCAGACGTGTTTGGAATAACGTTACACGCTACAGGCACTGATGTACACAAAAATCAAAAATTGGTGTTTATCGACGTTGATTCGATAGAACAAGCAGTTTTTGAGCGATTAATGCTTCCCGACCCCGAGTCAAAAATAGTGTCTTTTAAAGATTCTCAAGAAATTTCTGATGATTCTCATGCACTAGAAAAGCAAGCAATAtgttatttatttcaaagttattGTCGTTTGCAACGCTATCAGAATGAGGAAGAACTTGGCGATGTTGTCCATAAAATGCAACAAGTTATTTTACAAAATGCTGGAGTGGCATTGCAGGAACCGGATTTGTTCCAAGGACAAGAG ATTCACAATCAGTTTATTACATTATGTAAAGATGAACAGGAGTTGAAAGCAGAGCTAACGTCGTTCACAGAAGGAATTGTAAACAAATTGCAAATGGAAAACAAAGAGCATGCCGCAGATATAATTGCTGCATCCTTTAGTCCTATTCTTGATATAATTCACAAGGAAGTAGCTCGGGCTATTCTTAACTTTTTCCATCAATATTGGTTcacaatattaaatatgtttTCTTCAATAGAACCTTTAGCTAAACTAATAATCCATCACAGTACTCCAAAGGGAATAGTAGTCCATGGTAAAGCTTACGCGGATACATTATTGGGTGCACTTTTTAGTTTAAGTTGTTTGCCAAAAACAAAAGATGAACCATTCTATTTTTTTCAAAAGTCGTTCGGACAG ACTAACACCACCATTGAAGACACTATTTGGACTGCTCTGGATACACTAAGTGAATCTTTGCATAAAGTCTTTCATTTGTTGTTAAAACGTTCTGGTGAAATTCGTAACTTAACACTCATGTGGATAGGCAAATGTCTACGTTTAAACGCGAGTAGGGGTAAAATTTCGAACACGCAGAACGATATGGGTCTGAACGGTATGTTGTGTGTTTCCGATGGGTTTATGTTAAATTTAGGATATGTATTGCTGCGACTTTGTCAGCCATTTTGCATAAAACAAAATCAAACAAAAGTGCCTAAAATAGATCCAACGTATTGTGCAGTGGAG ATAACTGAAGATGATTCTTTGAACGATGTTATACATTTAAAAGGATTATCCTCGGAAACTTGTTTAATACCAACTTCAGAAGGCGGAGCTAGACCAGTCGCGAAAACATTCAGTTTCACAACTGAATGTTTTTATCTAACTCACAGAGCTTTGGATCTTGGTTACAGAGTAGTATTAGATAAGCTTATAAG AGCAAATCAggatttgctacaaatccaaagAGTCTACGTGGACGCACAGAATGGTGGCAGTTCTGaggtatttgaaataataacacAACGCATGGAGGAAGAAATGACTAA GTATTTATCGTTAAAAGCAAGTTTGTTAGCCCCGGAGATGTTAAAACTTTTAGCAAAATTTCATGCAACGACAGCGTTTTGGTTGGTACAAGTGTATTTAAACAACGAGGAAGTCGCAGACGATAAATCATATGATTATACTCCAAAAGAATATATAGAGGTAACATTTCCGTTACCGGAAACTGTTCCAGATACTTTGAG ATGCATTCCTGAATTCGTTGTGGAGAATACCATTACATTTTTATGTTTTCCGTGCCGCATGAATCCAAAAGTTTTCGAGGAACAAGGCTCATTCTTTTTAACACCTGTGTTGACAGAG ATCATAGTACTGATGGAATCTCAGCAACGGTTATATAACCCTCATTTACGTGCCCGGCTGGCAGAGGGTTTAGAAGCTCTTTTACCAATGAATGACAAAACTATGAACCCGTGGATGCTGAATTTAGGAACATTCCAGAGAGAACAAATATTTGTTACACATCCCTATAGACAACAT ATAGTCCCTAACTTACTTAAAGTATTTGTAAGTATCGAAATGACAGGACAAAGCGTGCAATTTCAGCAGAAGTTTAAATATCGTCGGCCGATGTATATCGTAATGGAATATTTGTGGAAACTTCGAGAACATCGTGATACTTTTAT TGCTTTAGCTGAGGAAGCAGAAGCCAATATGGAAGCAGCTCAACCGCCATTGTTTCTGCGTTTTATAAATCTTTTAACGAACGACGCGGTATTTTTATTAGACGAAGCACTTTCGAATATGGCCCAATTAAAACAATTGATCCAGGCAAG GGAAAGCGGAGAATGGAACAGATTACCGCAACACGAACGTGACCAGCAAGTTCGGTATTTGCTTGATCTCGGAATGATTGctaaatttgataatatattgggGAAGAAAACAATAGAAACGTTAAAGATGTTGACGACAGAGATAAAATCGATCTTTTGCCATCCGACAATGGTTGATCGTATTGCTTCGATGCTTAATTACTTGCTGCTTCAATTAGTTGGACCGAATAAAAAGAACTTGAAG GTGAACGATCAAAAGGAATACGCGTTTGATCCAGCAAATTTGGTGCTGAATATATGCGAGATTTATGTAAATCTTAGTCAAGTCGAATCATTCACACTGGCAGTTTCTCAGGATGGTCGATCATATAGACCTGAGCTGTTTCAATTGGCTGACAATGTTCTGG TTCGTATTGGTGGTGTGGGTATACTAGGTGATTTGAACCAGTTCGCGAAAAACGTAGAAGCAGCCGCGAGTCAAAAGAGAGAGGAGGAGGAAATACTGATAGATGCTCCTGAAGAATTTCTTGATCCTATCATGTCTACTCTGATGACAGATCCTGTAGTTCTACCATCCTCAAAGATAACGATCGATCGCCAGACCATTGCAAG GCATTTGCTGAGCGATCAAACAGATCCATTTAATCGATCTCCTCTCACAATGGATATGGTAGAATCAAACATTGAACTTCAACATAGAGTTCAAGATTGGGTAAAGAAGAAGAAACAAGGAAGAATGAAAAATTGTCAATAA
- the aay gene encoding phosphoserine phosphatase, with amino-acid sequence MANLEKLKLIWKQADAVTFDVDSTLIQEEGIDELAKFCGKGEEVAALTKRAMQGHTTFRQSLTNRLNIINPSLTQIEQFLSSHPPKLSPGIEALVTALRAHKKQVFLISGGFRCLIAPVATALAIPLENVFANRLKFYYTGEYAGFDENQPTVENGGKAKVIQYLKNERGLKSVVHIGDGATDLETAPVADLFVGYGGVVVRESVQSGSPWYITSFDQLLNAL; translated from the exons ATGGCAAATTTGGAGAAGCTGAAGTTGATATGGAAGCAGGCGGACGCAGTTACTTTCGATGTTGATTCCACTCTAATCCAGGAGGAAGGAATCGACGAACTCGCAAAATTTTGCGGAAAAGgagaggaggttgctgcttt GACGAAACGGGCAATGCAGGGACATACTACGTTTCGACAATCTCTGACAAATCGATTAAACATCATAAATCCCAGTTTGACTCAAATAGAGCAGTTTTTGTCGTCGCATCCGCCGAAACTCTCGCCTGGCATTGA AGCTCTGGTAACAGCCCTTCGAGCGCATAAAAAACAAGTGTTTCTAATTTCTGGTGGCTTTCGTTGTTTAATCGCGCCAGTTGCGACAGCGCTTGCTATTCCATTAGAAAATGTGTTTGCAAATAGACTAAAATTCTATTACACGG GAGAATATGCTGGATTTGATGAGAATCAACCCACTGTGGAAAATGGTGGGAAAGCAAAAGTAATCCAGTATCTAAAAAATGAAAGGGGCCTTAAGTCTGTAGTTCACATTGGAGATGGAGCAACAGATTTAGAAACTGCTCCAGTAGCAGATTTATTTGTAG GATATGGAGGAGTTGTGGTGAGAGAGAGTGTACAATCAGGGTCTCCATGGTACATTACCAGTTTTGACCAACTTCTGAATGCTTTATAA
- the LOC117222035 gene encoding G-protein coupled receptor Mth2 isoform X1, with protein sequence MRTGFVFRGISLMSVCWFGYGCGHVLEGERSEEKGKEEFCRPFRGIVLEEKKMQQLKDETLMYDQLRFPVGSYRVFENETIGCVCNLTACVQKCCGHNMMLGAGVRPDCTRLPVSSESSVPDLVLQRHRLASEIVRDKGNRDVSARELFKVVRTMDCPENTYRYMLEPEEIEEDAFVLEKNGTLRTNSNTFPAWSYCLDWKESFQRIGVLVCISKDAAVVVDEGIEQERSYSIAMIISIPFFLATFLVYAIIPELRSLYGKTLMCYVACLILAYTFLAQPKVFANIATGLCSTIAYIIYFSFLASFFWLNVMCFDIWWTFGGFRSLQGSVKQRERKKFLIYSIYAWGFATILTSICVLMDNLHSIPDHFIRPGFGIRNCWFLTHMARAIYFYCPMGITVLCNICLFISTSIKIVQHRRDTANHLRGVDSRRHDDKKQWFNLYLKLFIVMGINWSMEIISWMCNDKPRYIWYLSDLTNTLQGVIIFLIFVWKEKIRRLLLKRLRCHDRNILSRNSTRSAYHSSASRTCTTNSVGSTQVMASPAVPITPTSSATPTSASTLLQGRLNTVI encoded by the exons ATGCGAACGGGATTCGTGTTTCGTGGGATTTCGTTGATGTCCGTCTGTTGGTTCGGATACGGGTGCGGACATGTGCTCGAGGGCGAGAGGTCCGAGGAGAAGGGTAAAGAGGAGTTCTGCCGACCGTTTCGCGGGATCGTCTTGGAGGAGAAGAAGATGCAACAGCTCAAGGACGAAACCTTGATGTACGACCAGTTACGGTTTCCGGTGGGTTCTTATCGGGTGTTCGAAAACGAAACAATCGGGTGCGTGTGCAATTTGACGGCCTGCGTGCAGAAATGTTGCGGTCACAACATGATGCTCGGTGCAGGCGTTCGGCCGGACTGTACTCGGCTACCGGTCAGTTCGGAATCGTCCGTTCCCGATCTGGTCCTCCAACGGCATCGCCTTGCTTCGGAGATCGTTCGGGACAAAGGGAACCGCGACGTATCCGCCCGGGAGCTGTTCAAAGTCGTCCGGACCATGGACTGTCCTGAGAACACTTACAGATACATGCTTGAGCCCGAAGAAATCGAGGAAGACGCGTTCGTCCTCGAAAAGAACGGCACGCTGCGAACTAATTCGAACACTTTTCCGGCCTGGAGCTACTGTCTCGATTGGAAGGAGTCCTTCCAAAGGATCGGCGTGCTTGTCTGCATATCGAAGGACGCCGCGGTCGTGGTAGACGAAGGAATCGAACAAGAGCGATCGTACAGCATCGCCATGATAATCTCCATACCGTTCTTCCTCGCGACCTTTCTCGTTTATGCGATCATTCCGGAACTGAGAAGTCTGTACGGCAAAACCCTGATGTGCTACGTCGCCTGTCTTATCCTTGCCTACACCTTCCTCGCGCAGCCCAAGGTGTTCGCGAACATTGCAACCGGCCTCTGCTCCACCATCG CTTATATTATCTACTTCTCGTTTCTGGCCAGCTTCTTCTGGTTGAACGTGATGTGCTTCGATATTTGGTGGACGTTCGG AGGGTTCCGATCGCTTCAAGGGAGCGTCAAACAGAGGGAACGAAAGAAATTTCTGATATACTCGATCTACGCTTGGGGGTTCGCGACCATCCTCACCAGCATTTGCGTGCTCATGGACAATCTTCACAGCATTCCCGACCATTTCATTCGTCCTGGATTCGGAATACGAAACTGTTGGTTCCTGA CGCATATGGCAAGAGCGATATACTTTTACTGTCCCATGGGCATCACGGTGTTATGTAACATATGCCTGTTCATCTCCACGTCAATCAAGATTGTACAACACAGGAGAGACACGGCCAATCATTTAAGAGGCGTCGATAGCAGACGCCACGACGACAAGAAACAATG GTTCAATCTGTATCTGAAACTGTTTATCGTGATGGGCATCAACTGGTCGATGGAAATAATATCGTGGATGTGCAACGACAAGCCAAGGTACATCTGGTACCTGTCCGATCTGACGAACACCTTGCAAGGTGTAATAATCTTCCTGATCTTCGTTTGGAAAGAGAAAATCAGGCGGCTGCTCCTGAAGAGACTCCGCTGCCACGACCGTAACATTCTCTCGAGGAATTCAACACGCAGTGCGTATCATAGTTCGGCATCTCGAACCTGCACCACCAATTCAGTGGGTTCGACACAGGTTATGGCATCACCCGCTGTTCCGATCACGCCTACGTCCTCGGCTACACCAACATCTGCATCCACGTTGCTTCAAGGGAGATTAAATACCGTTATCTAA
- the LOC117222035 gene encoding G-protein coupled receptor Mth2 isoform X2 translates to MLTRVHLGSKMVSTTRLVSLISVILIHAISLECSSSPEAVGIARRDQGFVNRTSRVTVVLCCPLEERVVKRQCEHVGINDTIRFPPLYRADGEFELLEKSPKVERFRFIVASPCNKGRFKLNPDKYPSDEYKLLDNGKLYRPPNKAFLNGAEYCLGRVAYDKLDVLICFLEEDDAINVNVNMAYPIGMILSTPFLFVTFLVYTVVPELNNMHGLTLRGYIGSLLVAYILLAILQTTPQKDISDFLCFAFAYIIYFSFLASFFWLNVMCFDIWWTFGGFRSLQGSVKQRERKKFLIYSIYAWGFATILTSICVLMDNLHSIPDHFIRPGFGIRNCWFLTHMARAIYFYCPMGITVLCNICLFISTSIKIVQHRRDTANHLRGVDSRRHDDKKQWFNLYLKLFIVMGINWSMEIISWMCNDKPRYIWYLSDLTNTLQGVIIFLIFVWKEKIRRLLLKRLRCHDRNILSRNSTRSAYHSSASRTCTTNSVGSTQVMASPAVPITPTSSATPTSASTLLQGRLNTVI, encoded by the exons ATGTTGACTCGTGTCCATCTTGGTTCGAAAATGGTCTCGACGACGCGCTTGGTATCGTTGATATCTGTGATATTGATTCACGCGATAAGCCTGGAGTGTTCCTCGTCGCCCGAGGCCGTGGGAATCGCGAGGAGGGACCAAGGATTCGTTAATCGTACATCTCGGGTTACGGTCGTCCTCTGTTGCCCGCTCGAGGAGCGAGTGGTGAAAAGACAATGCGAGCACGTCGGGATAAACGACACTATACGCTTTCCACCCCTTTATCGTGCCGACGGCGAGTTCGAGTTGCTCGAGAAATCGCCGAAAGTGGAACGGTTTCGCTTCATCGTTGCCTCCCCTTGCAACAAGGGCCGGTTCAAATTGAACCCCGACAAGTATCCCAGCGACGAATACAAGCTTCTCGATAACGGCAAGCTCTACAGACCGCCCAACAAGGCGTTCCTGAACGGGGCCGAGTATTGTCTCGGCCGTGTCGCCTACGACAAGTTGGACGTGTTGATCTGCTTCCTCGAAGAGGACGACGCGATCAACGTCAATGTCAACATGGCGTATCCCATCGGAATGATCTTGTCGACGCCGTTTCTCTTTGTAACCTTCCTCGTTTACACCGTGGTACCGGAGCTGAACAATATGCATGGGCTCACGCTTCGCGGATACATCGGCAGCCTGCTGGTCGCCTACATTCTGCTCGCGATCTTGCAGACCACGCCGCAAAAAGATATTTCGGATTTCCTCTGCTTTGCTTTCG CTTATATTATCTACTTCTCGTTTCTGGCCAGCTTCTTCTGGTTGAACGTGATGTGCTTCGATATTTGGTGGACGTTCGG AGGGTTCCGATCGCTTCAAGGGAGCGTCAAACAGAGGGAACGAAAGAAATTTCTGATATACTCGATCTACGCTTGGGGGTTCGCGACCATCCTCACCAGCATTTGCGTGCTCATGGACAATCTTCACAGCATTCCCGACCATTTCATTCGTCCTGGATTCGGAATACGAAACTGTTGGTTCCTGA CGCATATGGCAAGAGCGATATACTTTTACTGTCCCATGGGCATCACGGTGTTATGTAACATATGCCTGTTCATCTCCACGTCAATCAAGATTGTACAACACAGGAGAGACACGGCCAATCATTTAAGAGGCGTCGATAGCAGACGCCACGACGACAAGAAACAATG GTTCAATCTGTATCTGAAACTGTTTATCGTGATGGGCATCAACTGGTCGATGGAAATAATATCGTGGATGTGCAACGACAAGCCAAGGTACATCTGGTACCTGTCCGATCTGACGAACACCTTGCAAGGTGTAATAATCTTCCTGATCTTCGTTTGGAAAGAGAAAATCAGGCGGCTGCTCCTGAAGAGACTCCGCTGCCACGACCGTAACATTCTCTCGAGGAATTCAACACGCAGTGCGTATCATAGTTCGGCATCTCGAACCTGCACCACCAATTCAGTGGGTTCGACACAGGTTATGGCATCACCCGCTGTTCCGATCACGCCTACGTCCTCGGCTACACCAACATCTGCATCCACGTTGCTTCAAGGGAGATTAAATACCGTTATCTAA